TTCCTGCAGAGTCACGGGACAAAAATGTTTCCATCTACTCTATAGATTGTTTGTCTGGACTTAGCAAATCGCCTTCCATGTTCACGAAACAATACAAGTTGGAAGAAGCTGGAGCGCTCAAGATGTTTGCTGGAGATCAAGCTGCAACAGAGGGTTCTAGCACCAAGACACACAGCCCTTCCCCTCTAGCTAATTTCAGCTATTAAGTAACAGTGGAAGAATCTACCCAATttcaaacacacacaaaaaaacagaTCGTGATGAACTACAGTCTGCAGGGAGCACTCCAATTCTGCTACCGCAATCAAAAGCAAAGagcgaggctccagcagcagaGACGGCGCATCATCAACGCACCAACCGGACGCCGCTGACCTAGTGCCCATCGAAGAGAGGCCTGAAGCGCCGCAGCAAGCTAGCAAAGCAAACTAGTCTCCGTGCCGTGCGTACAGGAAGCGTTTCGCGGATCCTAGGAAGCTCCGACGGTCTAATAATTCGGCTGgggagcaagcaagcaagcagcagctgaGGCGGAGCAAGCAAGGGGACAAGGGGggtggaaggaaggaagggctGGGAAGAACTCACGATGTAGCGCTGGTAGAACTTGCGCTGGAGGTGTCCGACGACGTCGGGGCGGGAGGCGAGgtgcggcggcacgagcaCGTTGGACCAGTACTCGGCCCAGCGCGCGTCCCCCTCGTAGTCgtaccccgccgccgccgcccgcttccgcgcctgctcctcctcctgctcccgcTCCGGCCCCGCGCCCAGCCCGCTCGCGTCCCCACCTCCCATCGCTGGCCGCCGGATCCTTTAcgcctctctcttcctccccccgccgccgatTGGAATCGGGGAGCAGCAGGGAATGCGATGCGACCTcacgaagaagaagactcGCCGAATCCTAGCTTTGCTATGTGCTGCTgcggctttttttttcctttccctttTGTTGGAATGGGCTATGTTTTCTCGCGATCTGGGCCCAGAGGCCCGCTGAGAAAATGGGCTGGGCCATCGAACATTGGCTGCGAACTGGACATTTCGTGAATGGGACGTGTAGGGGATTGCATGTCAGTCAACGCTGGTCAAGATCTGGATTCGGGCAACAGGGAATCACTCATATTCTTCTCTTTGCAAGGTATAAACACGGGCGACGAGTAGCACATGgccaagaagaaaacaacttGTTGGTATAATTTCTCGTTTCACCCCAGGTTAAATTAACTGATTTGACCACAGAGAGTGAAGCAATTCTGGCAGCAAAGAAGAGTACACACTCTTACAGCACCTGCTAAACGATCGCAGGTCCTCACTGAGTTCCATCGGTGGATCAATCTCAAAAAGTACTTTCCCCAGCTAAAATGCCCAGAAAGAAAGAGATAGATAACCTTATCACTTTCCCCAAATGACAGCTAAAATTCCATTTTTTGCTAAGGAAGACCACACAGCATTAGCTAATGCTAAGACGGCCTGACGACGTCAACAAGTCTTGGTCAACAAAGGCATCCCAGAGCACGAGCAGTAGTCCTCAAGGAAAATGCACGCATTGAGCTTTCTTTCCAACTCTgaccctctcttcctccttctgtttctttttccagGAAACTTGCTGCCCACAACTCTTCCGTCTTTCCCCTggcaaaaaaggaaaaaaataacattATAATTCCGAAGGAACTTGGATGCCAAGGAAGCAAGGTGACACCTTTTCCCAACTTAGCTGAAACGAATCCCCAAAACGTTTGGGTTGGATACAGTGATTAGCAAAGAATCAATGCTGCGACGAGCAAAAAAGTGTTTACCTGGAACGAATCCTGAAAAAACGTGTGAGTTTAGATGTACAGTGATTTGGCAAGAGAATCAAGATATGCTCGCTGGTTTTGTTAATTAGCAGGTGCATTTGCAGATGGTGTCAACAAATTTATTACCATATGGAGATTCCAGGGGAATTAATTAGTGCGTGGAAGTTGCGTGGTAATGTGATGGTGTCAGCCCTTTTTGCTGAGTAAGACCAGAATGCATGTGGGGATTGGAAGAAGGACCAAATGCAAATGCTAGTCTATTCAGACCTCCAGACCTCTTCCTTTCAGAGGAAGACATCACTAGGTCCACACCCACCCCACACTCTCTCTGACTATAAAATGCCCAGATCTCTCTAGGGGCCTGGCTCTCTCTCCATCTCAATTCAACACAAGACACCACAACATAGCCCCATTTTCCCTCACAGGCTCACACCATCGTTCCACATCAAGAACACAAGGGAACAAGTCTCAGGAAAGAGCCATGGCGTCCTACGACAAGACCATCGCGACCGCGGCGTCGCTGGCGGCGTCCCTGATGCTGGTGCGCAGCCTGGCGAGCGAGCTGCTGCCGTCCGAGGTGCGCGACATGCTGTCCTCGGCGCTCAGCAACCTGCGGTCACGCATGACGTGGCAGCACACCATCATCATCGAGGAGACGGAGGGCTGGTCCAGCAACCGCGTCTACAACGCCGTCAGGGCCTACCTAGCGACGCGCATCAACACCGACATCAGCATGCAGCGCCTGCGCGTCAGCAGCACCGACGAGACCGCCGAGAAGATGGTGATTAGCATGGAGGCGGGCGAGGAGATGGCTGACGTCTATGGGGGAGTAGAGTTCAGGTGGTGCCTCGTCTCCCGTGAGGTCAAGGGCGACCCCAACAACAACGGCAATGGTCAGAGGGAGATCAAATCCTATGAGGTGAGCTTCCACAAGAAGCACAAGGAAAAAGCACTCAAAGAATACCTCCCGTTCATCGTGGCCACCGCCAAGGCCATAAAAGACGAGGAAAAGAGCCTAAATATATACATGAATGAGTACTCGGACGAGTGGTCACCAATTGACCTCCAGCACCCCTCGACGTTCGCCACGCTTGCCATGGACCAGAAGCAGAAACAGTCCATCATGGATGACCTTAACAGGTTCATCAAGAGAAAGGACTACTATAGGAGGATTGGTAAGGCATGGAAGCGAGGGTACCTGCTGTATGGTCCACCAGGAACTGGCAAGTCCAGCCTCATTGCCGCAATGGCCAACCACCTCAGGTTTGACATATACGATCTTGAGCTGACTGGGGTTGAATCCAACTCAGACCTCAGGAGGCTTCTCGTTGGGATGACCAACCGATCCATTCTTGTGGTTGAAGACATCGACTGTACCATCGAACTGAAGCAGCGGGAGGACGAGGAACAAGCCAAGTCCAGCTCTACAGAAAAGAAGGCAGAGGACAAGGTAACTTTGGAGTCTGAAtaccttgtatatatataaaccTCACCTCTCCTTGATTCCACAGGTTTCTTACCTATGTTGATTGACAATTCGGTTGCTGTCTGCACAGGTAACATTATCCGGGCTGCTCAATTTTGTTGACGGGCTGTGGTCCACAAGTGGGGAGGAAAGAATCATCATCTTCACGACCAATTACAAGGAGCGTCTCGACCCAGCACTTCTGCGTCCTGGCAGGATGGACATGCACATCCACATGGGCTACTGCACCCGGGAGGCTTTCCGGATTCTTGCCAATAACTACCATTCCATCGACTATCACGTCACCTATCCAGAGATCGAAGGGCTGATCGAGGAGGTGACAGTGACGCCTGCAGAGGTCGCTGAGGTTCTGATGAGGAATGACGACACCGATGTTGCGCTCAGTGATCTTGTCGTGCTCCTAAACTCAAAGAAGGAAGATGCCAATCAGATCAAGAATGAAAGTAagcaggtggaggaggagaaagatgCCAATGAGATGAAGACTGAAAACAAGCAGGTGGACGAGAAGAAAGATGCCAATGAGACGATGGATGATTCCACAGAAGATGAAAGCAGTTAGGAATGAGGAAGCTAACGGTGATCAAAGAGTGGTCGTATCATCTGTCCCCTGCGTACCATGTACATAGATCCTACATGAGATCCATTGCAAAATATGTGATCATTTTGACTACTAATAACATTGCGGATTTGGAGCAGTGAGGCACACTGGTACTTAACACAGTGTGCTTCTGAATAATTTTGTAAGTACCGTTGTAACAAGTTGCATATATGCAACATGACATCTTGTGAGCCAACTACAGAAACTAGTAACAAGTATCCAGCCAGCCTTGGCCATTTCTCGCCTACTTCATATGTGTGGTCTCAAGTTCTCTAACGTTCATCTATATTCATCCAACATTTATAATTTAAATGCCACGAGAAAATGATTATGTCCAAATCCTTACACAGCTCCGAAGCATCGATGGCCGACTCTGATACCAAAAATACACACGTATATATAGCTGAAATCCAAACTCTACTGGGTGTATCTACCTCCCAACAACCAGATCAATCTACCTCCCAGCTAGTACCATTAGATGGAGAGAACAAGGCAAGAAATTCTGGGTTTCTAGAATAAAATTGAAATGGCAGAGTAAACAAGGAGCATCACTATAAATCTGCAACAAATCAGCAACTAGTGCCCTCCCGTTATCCAACAGCTATGAAGTGAACGGAGCAGAGTAATAAGAGCAAGTGTGCATAAAAGATAACTTACAGGCTAGTATATGAGAGTCTGACATCTGCAAGATAACAAAGGTACAAGTCATTAGAGGTAATTACTCAAACAAAATTGGATCTTCATAATTCTGAGAAAAGTTGGAGCAACACACGAGAACAGTACATTAGCATTTAAGCTAAGGAAGCTGAGTAGTGTTATTTTGTCTCTATCGAAAGACAAGGTTTTTCCAAGTATCCCCTGAACAAGACATCAGAAAGACAGTATTAACTCCAAGGCAGTGGACACCATTTGTGCAACAAAATATAATAGTGAACTTCAAAGGTAGTGAAAATGAAATATACAATTACCTATAGAAAGATGAGGGAGGAGATTACCGTGAACAATTTGGCTACATGATCAATTGCCCAGCAGAGGACAGGTAGTGCAGCAGCTATTACAAAATGGAAAACCAGATCATGTGACCATATGTACTTAGCGAAAGGCAGAGATCAGACTCATCAACTTGCAAAGAATTAGATCATTGTCATCAGGAACATAAATGCAGCTGAAAAAGATGAATCATTCATTGTTGAGGTACGCAGGTATTTACCCTGAAGTACTTAAAGAGAATATGTCGAGGAGCAGGTATTTCCCAGCAATGAAAGCTTGCAGGCTCTGTCTGTATGATGTTTTGGCAAAACTGGAAGCACTCAAAGACCTATGTACACTTGTGGACTACCAACAAGCAAGAGATGATGCTCTCAGAACAAGGGTAACAGaatgaaaaacaaatggaAACCATTGTCATGGCATTTAGACTTTAAAGAGATGATGCCCAGATGTCCAGTACAGAATGATCTTATACATGAGAAGCAGACAAAGAGATATGCCATGCCAAGTTGTCCACAAGGATCAACATGTTCATAGAAGATAAGAAAGAAACTCGCTCCACcaatttataaaataaaaaatcatgccGTCTAAGATACAACACTCGGCTAATATTTACTCTTGTCAGCGCCAATGCTTTGCAATCTCCTCATCCAGGATATGTGTAGCCTGCTGCCTGGAGCTATCATCCAGATTGCTATTGCTTGCCAGTAGACCTCGCAGCGCTCGCAGTTCTTCGGGGCTAGCCCTCTTGAACAGCCCCCTCAGAGCAATATTCGATGGACCCAGGGTATGGTGAATGTCTCGATCGTCAATGACCGCATGGGGTCTGGATCTCCAATATTCAGTACAGTTACGGTCTCTATCTTGTGCCTCGATTGCCTGTTAAGGATTAAAAGAACAGATTACTGCACAAATCTTAGTTACCTGTGGCTCCAACTAATTAACTTTATTGGGAAAAATCGTAGAGTAAATGTAAGCAGAACTACTTAGATTTATAGGAGCCAATACCAGCGGATCTACTCTGCCAATCATTTATGCAATTAAGCAATTATGAAAATGTAGCACCCTGAATTAGGTATTTAGGCTAATAATTTAATCGGTAAATGAAAGGTCAGGATTACAGAAGAGCCCATATTGCGCCTATACAGTTTCTTCAGAAATTAGTTAGTGAATGCCAAGAACCAGTGTCTCACCCGGACTGTTGCTGGTAATAAAAGCCCGAACATTTCAAGACCATCGATTGATCCCGGGGGCTGCAGAGTAGGAAGGTTAGGTCTTCCCATGCTTAGTTGTCTTCGGATTTCCATGTTCAGCCTTTCCCGGACCATGTTCCAACACTTGGTCGGGGACACATTGATGAAAACTTCACCCGGGCAATTCTCTAAAGTAACCTGAAAATGCATTAAGCAGTAATTGATCAAGATGCTGAAACAGAGGTATATATAGTAGGCCCAAGACTGGAATTTACCATAAACAAAGGTCCCTGCAACCCAGCGTCCAATATTTCAGAAACGTAGTATGCCATTTGCATTGGGTCCACAATGCTGAAGTATTTTACTCTGCTCCTAAACCCTGCATTTACAAAGAAATAGCGGTGCTAAGTACTAACGGAAGTAACAAAACAGAGGTCGGACTGGCAAAGATATCAAATATAATGTAACAATCTGGCTAGTCTTCTGCTAATCCATAACAGAAATTCCCCAGAATCAACCAAGCCTGAAAAGGTGTATCAACAATTAATTAGCCATGAAAATACGAACCTTTGGGGAAGATTGCTTGACTTGAAGACCACAACGTCCCTGATAATACAAGGCCAATTTCCAGAGGTTCAACAGAACTTCTGAACCGATGCACGACATTTGCTATGCGAGGACCCCTCTGTGCCACTCCATTCCTGTTGTGAATTTCCATAACAGGTTGTGCTAAGACAGATGGATGTCCCCTGGCCCTACCTTCTACAGCAGACTGTGATTCAGATTTCCTTTCAAGCCATCCATCGCTTGGTTGCTGATTGACTGAAGTCAAATGTCCATGATGGGCATTGCCTGAAGTAAAAAACCCATGTGGATTTTTCACAGCAAAAGGATCTACGAGTGGCTTTAAAACAGAGACACTAACGGATGCTTCCTGTGACGCACCCTGTGTCCGTGCAATATTTTTATCAAACTGCTGGCTTGGCACAGTACGGACCTGGCTGCTGCTTTTCTCACTCATTACCGAGGCATTAGTATCTGGTGTTACAAGACCATGATCCTTGTCCGAGTGACACAGAGTTGCATTAGAGTCAGATGCGATCAACCTATGGGATGTATTTGAGCTTTCTAAACTGGGATTCATGTTGGTTCTATCATGAATCATAGTAGGTGACCTGTTATGATGCTCACCATGTGATGATCTACAATTTCCAGTTTGAAGAGAAGATTCTCCACTCCCTTTCAATCCTGCCAAACCATGCAAACTTTTCATAGATTCACTTGAAGTATTGAAGGGTCTCGTCACAACATTGGAAGAAAATGATTGGCTAGATAAGATGGTTGCAGAGCTTCTCTGGTCTCCAAGCCTTCCATTATACCGCAATATGTTGGCAACACTGTTTGTTGGGCATGATGTATCATTCTTCACGCATGGCTCCTTTGATGGTGAAACATTTCCCGGTTTCATCTGCTCTGCAGAAGGGCAAGCATTATTAGTCTCCGGACTAGCTAAGCTCAGCATCTTATTTCCCTTATCTTTCTGTTCACTGGAAGCAGACGAAGGTACCAAGGATACTGTTGACGCCTGTGACATATAGGACCTTCTTGGGCCATCAGTTGATCTGCGAACAGTCCTGGAATCAGTggccttttctcttttgacACATGAGCTCAAACTTAAGCCAAGATCAGAGACACCCCATCTGTGAACAGCACTCAACTTGCCCCCCAAAGCATCAGCTAAGATATTGAGCTCATTGACATCATATCGGAATAGGAAGAATCTTTTGTCCCAATCACATGAGCAAAGCTGCTTTGCATGTAAAAGGCAAGCATACTTTTCTGGGCAGCATGAACAGCCAGAAGCAGAAAGATGCAAATCATAGTAACAAAAGGCACACTCCCTATCAGTGGAATCAAATTCAGCGTCCATTTTCCTAGATTCAGATGGGGAGCATAGATTTTGCCTTTGCGCCAACTCCGTCTCAATTCGTGCCTAAGCAGTTAAGTTGTAAAAAATATCAGACTTTCCTGAGTTTAAAACAAAACGAAAATAAACTATTGCCACTGTCATTTACCTTGAGTGCTTTGCATATAGTGCTATCAGGTCCGCATACACTTTTCCACCTCAAATTATCAGCAGAATTCCTCTTCAGAAATAGGATATCCCACTGAGCTCTTATTGCTTCTCTTGCAGCCCCCAGCAACAGCTTATCATGGGAAACAGTTATTTTCCGAGCTTGTTCGCGATAAAGCTCCACAGCATTTTGTCCAACTGGCAACCAATCAATAGGCGCAACATTAACAGCTTCTGCACAATTGAAGCCACAATTGAAACCAGCATGGTACGCTCGCGGGAATGTCAGGACAAATTCGCCCTCACGTTGAACACAACGGTAGGCTTGTACTCCTTCAGATTTAAGTAGTGATGGTGAAAATTGAGTAACCTGCAGGAGTTGCAATTATTACTAAAATTTTTCCATACAAAAGACAATGAATACCTAGGAGGGACTAGGTACTTGACTTAATTAAGCGGAGAGGGTTTGGACCCAGGCTGGCTGACCCACCATCTATGCTGCTAGCCTGTAAGCCCCTGGGTGACTACTTAACAAACTACCTTACAATGTGCTTCATGCATATGCACTAGGCAAAAAAAAGCTAGTGGAAACAACACCAAAAACATCTGACAGATACTACATCGTCCCGTATAGAGAAGCATGTCAGTTTGAAACAATTCCCAGATAGGTAGTGGTAGCAACGTAGTTGGAAATGACACACCGCTCCGcatgttcgagaaaaaaaagcaacgTAGTCGGAAAAGCATGGATATAATAAGATCACAGACCTTGCACAACACAGGATACATATTTAAATAAGATTTTCCAGTCAAGAGAAAACACTCACCAGGTTATGAAGCAAATCAGGTTGCTCCTCAAACAAGTCAGGTAGATGTTTCCTCATTGCAGACTCCAGATTCACAGCATCCTTTCCTGGAACTCCATACCACATCTTTGGGGCACCCCAATGCAAGTAGTTTAGGGAGTATAAATGATGATCCTCAACGTGCTGTTTGAAGACACAACATTGCAGAGTAAGACATCTCAGAGTGTGATAatatcaaattttaaaaaaacaagcaaacTTAGAAAAGATATAGTCATGGATTCATAACAAGCAACAGCACAAGCTTTCTTACCCAGCAGAAAGATGAAAAGCACATGCCAACATACACCCAAGGCACCAACACACCAGAAATGTCACCACCCTCAAAAGAAAGAACTGACCCTTGTAGTCTAGGCAAGTTGTTTAGATTCCAACCAGATTGTGCGTATTTATCCTCAACATCAGATTTCATCTCAGGCGCTAACTTTGGAAAACCGCTGCCAAAACTTCCTGTCTCCAAATCAGCGCCATAAATCACCTACGTGATAATACATCTTTAATAAGTTAagaatcaaaacccaaggtaAAATATCTATTAGAAAACTTGAGAATTACAATGGCTGATATGCAAGTGCTATGACTAGGTAAGACTACATGCAATGATGCAAACCATCATAGCATATCCAACAATACCACACCGCACAACTTAAGTAGGAACTCTCAACAAGGCTATAATCCATGGCATGGATATCACAGAGTTGTGACTTGTGATTCATATCATGCACACTTTCTAACATTCGAAATGAGCAATGAATTGTAAAGGACATATTCAATACCTCAATCTCTTCTGTGGGATTTTCAACTATACGCCAATATTCGCCTTCAATATCTTCCACTGATGGTGGTGAATTCATGGCATCTTTCCTAAAGTACTGCTCGCTGAAGTAATCTGCGTACTTCTGAAATTTATGTAGTGTGAGCTCTGGTCCAGgttcaaatccaaatctttcTGAGTTTTGTTGCACCCCGGTCTGACTTTGATTAAGATCACTGTTTTCTTCTGGCTCTGAAAGCTTTCTCCGCTTCTTCATCATTCCACCTCTTCTGCTCTTTTTGGATGAGGTCCGGTTT
The Brachypodium distachyon strain Bd21 chromosome 2, Brachypodium_distachyon_v3.0, whole genome shotgun sequence genome window above contains:
- the LOC100824372 gene encoding AAA-ATPase At3g50940, translating into MASYDKTIATAASLAASLMLVRSLASELLPSEVRDMLSSALSNLRSRMTWQHTIIIEETEGWSSNRVYNAVRAYLATRINTDISMQRLRVSSTDETAEKMVISMEAGEEMADVYGGVEFRWCLVSREVKGDPNNNGNGQREIKSYEVSFHKKHKEKALKEYLPFIVATAKAIKDEEKSLNIYMNEYSDEWSPIDLQHPSTFATLAMDQKQKQSIMDDLNRFIKRKDYYRRIGKAWKRGYLLYGPPGTGKSSLIAAMANHLRFDIYDLELTGVESNSDLRRLLVGMTNRSILVVEDIDCTIELKQREDEEQAKSSSTEKKAEDKVTLSGLLNFVDGLWSTSGEERIIIFTTNYKERLDPALLRPGRMDMHIHMGYCTREAFRILANNYHSIDYHVTYPEIEGLIEEVTVTPAEVAEVLMRNDDTDVALSDLVVLLNSKKEDANQIKNESKQVEEEKDANEMKTENKQVDEKKDANETMDDSTEDESS
- the LOC100844367 gene encoding lysine-specific demethylase JMJ703 codes for the protein MMGTECITASLGEDPEPSIPPGFGPFAALALQGIQKDVKPADAHSSSVHVFQSSEKHVESLECQPYSAQSRNDTLCSTSGSHTCRKSLRNRPPIDYSRFDNISDEDSDVEVAEKGVTSVRRRQQLPKGVIRGCAACSDCQKVIARWDPAGARRPFLDEAPVYHPTEEEFKDTLKYIESIRPTAEPYGICRIVPPPSWKPPCLLKEKSTWESSKFSTRVQKVDKLQNRTSSKKSRRGGMMKKRRKLSEPEENSDLNQSQTGVQQNSERFGFEPGPELTLHKFQKYADYFSEQYFRKDAMNSPPSVEDIEGEYWRIVENPTEEIEVIYGADLETGSFGSGFPKLAPEMKSDVEDKYAQSGWNLNNLPRLQGSVLSFEGGDISGVLVPWVYVGMCFSSFCWHVEDHHLYSLNYLHWGAPKMWYGVPGKDAVNLESAMRKHLPDLFEEQPDLLHNLVTQFSPSLLKSEGVQAYRCVQREGEFVLTFPRAYHAGFNCGFNCAEAVNVAPIDWLPVGQNAVELYREQARKITVSHDKLLLGAAREAIRAQWDILFLKRNSADNLRWKSVCGPDSTICKALKARIETELAQRQNLCSPSESRKMDAEFDSTDRECAFCYYDLHLSASGCSCCPEKYACLLHAKQLCSCDWDKRFFLFRYDVNELNILADALGGKLSAVHRWGVSDLGLSLSSCVKREKATDSRTVRRSTDGPRRSYMSQASTVSLVPSSASSEQKDKGNKMLSLASPETNNACPSAEQMKPGNVSPSKEPCVKNDTSCPTNSVANILRYNGRLGDQRSSATILSSQSFSSNVVTRPFNTSSESMKSLHGLAGLKGSGESSLQTGNCRSSHGEHHNRSPTMIHDRTNMNPSLESSNTSHRLIASDSNATLCHSDKDHGLVTPDTNASVMSEKSSSQVRTVPSQQFDKNIARTQGASQEASVSVSVLKPLVDPFAVKNPHGFFTSGNAHHGHLTSVNQQPSDGWLERKSESQSAVEGRARGHPSVLAQPVMEIHNRNGVAQRGPRIANVVHRFRSSVEPLEIGLVLSGTLWSSSQAIFPKGFRSRVKYFSIVDPMQMAYYVSEILDAGLQGPLFMVTLENCPGEVFINVSPTKCWNMVRERLNMEIRRQLSMGRPNLPTLQPPGSIDGLEMFGLLLPATVRAIEAQDRDRNCTEYWRSRPHAVIDDRDIHHTLGPSNIALRGLFKRASPEELRALRGLLASNSNLDDSSRQQATHILDEEIAKHWR